In Streptantibioticus cattleyicolor NRRL 8057 = DSM 46488, a genomic segment contains:
- the trxA gene encoding thioredoxin, which yields MSTVELTKENFDEVVSGNDFVLIDFWASWCGPCRQFGPVFEKASERHPDLVFAKVNTEAQRELAAAFEITSIPTLMVIRDRIAVYGQPGALPEAALEDIIGQARGLDMDEVRASVAEQSR from the coding sequence ATGAGCACGGTGGAGCTCACCAAGGAGAACTTCGACGAGGTCGTCTCGGGGAACGACTTCGTGCTGATCGATTTCTGGGCGTCCTGGTGCGGGCCGTGCCGGCAGTTCGGGCCGGTCTTCGAGAAGGCGTCGGAGCGCCACCCCGATCTGGTCTTCGCCAAGGTGAATACCGAGGCGCAGCGGGAGCTGGCGGCGGCGTTCGAGATCACCTCGATCCCCACGCTGATGGTCATCCGCGACCGGATCGCCGTCTACGGCCAGCCCGGCGCGCTCCCGGAGGCGGCGCTGGAGGACATCATCGGGCAGGCCCGCGGGCTGGACATGGACGAGGTGCGCGCCTCGGTGGCCGAACAGTCGCGGTAG
- a CDS encoding DUF2630 family protein, producing the protein MTEQGGGRAEQQILDQIGAMVADERTLREQAADGTIDGETERRRLRELERALDQCWDLLRQRRARADAGDDPGWARVRPADQVEGYES; encoded by the coding sequence ATGACGGAGCAGGGCGGCGGCCGGGCCGAGCAGCAGATCCTGGACCAAATCGGCGCGATGGTGGCCGACGAGCGGACGCTGCGGGAGCAGGCGGCCGACGGGACGATCGACGGTGAGACCGAGCGCCGCCGGCTGCGGGAGCTGGAACGCGCCCTCGACCAGTGCTGGGATCTGCTGCGGCAGCGCCGGGCCAGGGCGGACGCGGGCGACGATCCGGGGTGGGCCCGGGTGCGTCCGGCCGACCAGGTCGAGGGGTACGAGTCGTGA
- a CDS encoding GNAT family N-acetyltransferase yields MNPVVTDVPAAHRFEARVGGDLAGFASYLRSAGLIAFVHTEVDPAYEGRGVGSALVRGGLDTARAAGLRVVPVCPFVASWIEGHPGYRELVYENRSRVTD; encoded by the coding sequence GTGAACCCGGTGGTCACCGACGTTCCGGCGGCCCACCGTTTCGAGGCCCGGGTCGGCGGTGACCTGGCGGGTTTCGCGTCCTACCTCCGTTCCGCCGGGCTGATCGCGTTCGTCCACACCGAGGTGGATCCGGCGTACGAGGGGCGGGGCGTCGGGTCGGCGCTGGTCCGTGGCGGGCTGGACACCGCGCGGGCGGCGGGGCTGCGGGTGGTGCCGGTCTGCCCGTTCGTCGCCTCGTGGATCGAGGGCCACCCCGGGTACCGGGAGCTGGTGTACGAGAACCGCAGCCGGGTGACCGACTGA
- a CDS encoding isocitrate lyase/PEP mutase family protein, which produces MTDASTLTVPPGLADRARLFHSLHTGGSVLALPNAWDAGSARIIEDAGATAIATTSSGVAWALGAADGGHVDPALVADVVARITAVVSVPVTVDIEDGYGADPAGVAATVRAVLAAGGVGVNIEDSRRDPADPLRPVAEQAERITAARQAADAAGVPLYVNARCDVMLRRVGDPAGRLDATVERARAYLAAGADGIFVPGTTDPATVRRLADAIDAPLNVLSGPGDPSVPELAAAGAARVSIGGAIPEAVYALTRRAVRELLTDGTCGTVADALAYPELNALFRN; this is translated from the coding sequence ATGACCGATGCCTCCACCCTCACCGTTCCCCCCGGCCTCGCCGACCGCGCGCGCCTCTTCCACTCCCTGCACACCGGCGGCTCCGTGCTGGCGCTCCCCAACGCCTGGGACGCCGGCAGCGCCCGGATCATCGAGGACGCCGGCGCCACGGCGATCGCCACCACCAGCTCCGGCGTCGCCTGGGCGCTCGGCGCGGCCGACGGCGGCCACGTCGACCCCGCCCTGGTGGCCGACGTGGTGGCCAGGATCACCGCCGTCGTCTCGGTGCCGGTCACGGTGGACATCGAGGACGGCTACGGCGCCGATCCGGCCGGGGTGGCCGCGACCGTCCGCGCGGTGCTCGCCGCCGGCGGCGTCGGCGTCAACATCGAGGACTCCCGCCGCGACCCGGCCGACCCCCTGCGGCCGGTGGCCGAACAGGCCGAACGCATCACCGCCGCCCGCCAGGCCGCCGACGCCGCCGGCGTCCCGCTGTACGTCAACGCACGCTGCGACGTCATGCTGCGCCGCGTCGGCGACCCCGCCGGCCGCCTCGACGCCACCGTCGAACGCGCCCGCGCCTACCTGGCCGCCGGCGCCGACGGGATCTTCGTCCCCGGCACCACCGACCCGGCCACGGTACGCCGCCTCGCCGACGCCATCGACGCCCCGCTCAACGTGCTCTCCGGCCCCGGCGACCCGTCCGTGCCGGAACTGGCCGCGGCCGGCGCCGCCCGCGTCAGCATCGGCGGCGCCATCCCCGAGGCCGTGTACGCCCTCACCCGCCGCGCCGTCCGCGAACTGCTGACGGACGGCACGTGCGGCACGGTCGCCGACGCGCTCGCCTACCCGGAGCTCAACGCCCTCTTCCGGAACTGA
- a CDS encoding MarP family serine protease, with product MNLLDLVLVIATIGYAIAGYRRGLVASVILFAGFLGGAVVGVWLLPYVLRLVTPGTVTATVVALLGVLVPAAIGHGLAEKLAWKVRQGLSWGPVRWVDGVGGAAAGAAALLAVTWLMAGVLVTAPLPALAQQIRSSAVLGAVDRAVPAQTPAWFNRADDALSGAGFPRVFNPFENEPTANVPAPSGDAVTHAATAAARGSVVKVQGVADTSDGLRGQEGSGFVYASEHVMTNAHVVAAVRHPTVQIGGVGPRYAARVVLFDPGTDVAVLDVPGLPAPPLSFAGQAPRGGPAVVAGYPENGGLDLRAATVAGRITARGQDIYGDNSTDRDIYQLRSDVRHGNSGGPLLTTDGRVYGVVFARSTADSDTGYALTAAQVAADARRAADATASVDTGDRAAL from the coding sequence ATGAACCTGTTGGATCTGGTGCTGGTCATCGCCACGATCGGATACGCCATCGCCGGCTACCGGCGGGGCCTGGTGGCGAGCGTCATCCTGTTCGCCGGCTTCCTCGGCGGCGCGGTGGTCGGCGTCTGGCTGCTGCCGTACGTGCTGCGCCTGGTCACCCCCGGCACGGTGACCGCCACGGTGGTGGCGCTCCTCGGGGTGCTGGTGCCCGCCGCGATCGGCCACGGGCTCGCCGAGAAGCTGGCCTGGAAGGTCCGGCAGGGGCTCAGCTGGGGGCCGGTGCGCTGGGTGGACGGGGTCGGCGGCGCCGCGGCCGGCGCCGCCGCGCTGCTGGCGGTGACCTGGCTGATGGCCGGCGTCCTGGTCACCGCGCCGCTGCCCGCGCTCGCCCAGCAGATCCGTTCCTCCGCGGTGCTCGGCGCCGTCGACCGCGCGGTGCCCGCGCAGACCCCCGCCTGGTTCAACCGCGCCGACGACGCCCTCTCCGGCGCCGGGTTCCCCCGGGTCTTCAACCCCTTCGAGAACGAACCCACCGCCAACGTCCCCGCCCCCTCCGGCGACGCCGTCACCCACGCCGCCACCGCCGCCGCCCGCGGCAGCGTGGTCAAGGTCCAGGGCGTCGCCGACACCTCCGACGGCCTGCGCGGCCAGGAGGGCAGCGGCTTCGTCTACGCCTCCGAACACGTCATGACCAACGCCCACGTGGTTGCCGCCGTACGCCACCCGACAGTCCAGATCGGCGGCGTCGGCCCCCGGTACGCCGCCCGCGTCGTCCTCTTCGACCCCGGCACCGATGTCGCCGTCCTCGACGTGCCCGGCCTGCCCGCGCCCCCGCTGAGCTTCGCCGGCCAGGCCCCACGCGGCGGCCCCGCCGTCGTCGCCGGCTACCCCGAGAACGGCGGACTCGACCTGCGCGCCGCCACCGTCGCCGGCCGCATCACCGCCCGCGGCCAGGACATCTACGGTGACAACAGCACCGACCGGGACATCTACCAGCTCCGCTCCGACGTCCGCCACGGCAACTCCGGCGGCCCGCTGCTGACCACCGACGGCCGGGTCTACGGCGTCGTCTTCGCCCGCTCCACCGCCGACTCCGACACCGGCTACGCCCTCACCGCCGCCCAGGTCGCCGCCGACGCCCGCCGCGCCGCCGACGCCACCGCGAGCGTGGACACCGGCGACCGGGCCGCGCTGTGA
- a CDS encoding cupin domain-containing protein — translation MSFLPRGPVVVREAEAEVTGAAPVAVRLLADASATGGALSTQRVTLGPGAEGAVPHYHRGSAELFFVLDGALRVLTGEEVVAAGPGDVLVVPPRTAHAFAAAPDAGADVLVVLAPGVERFGYFRLLAQVADGRATRAELLASQDRFDNYFLHSDVWRADRERCGVSSGRGR, via the coding sequence ATGTCGTTCCTACCCCGTGGGCCCGTGGTGGTGCGGGAGGCGGAGGCCGAGGTGACGGGGGCGGCGCCGGTCGCCGTCCGGCTGCTGGCCGACGCGAGCGCCACCGGGGGCGCGCTCAGCACCCAGCGGGTGACCCTGGGCCCGGGCGCCGAGGGCGCGGTGCCGCACTACCACCGGGGTTCGGCGGAGCTGTTCTTCGTGCTGGACGGGGCGTTGCGGGTGCTCACCGGCGAGGAGGTGGTGGCGGCGGGCCCCGGTGACGTGCTGGTGGTGCCGCCGCGGACGGCGCACGCGTTCGCGGCGGCGCCGGACGCCGGGGCGGACGTGCTGGTGGTGCTCGCCCCGGGCGTCGAGCGGTTCGGGTACTTCCGGCTGCTCGCCCAGGTCGCCGACGGCCGGGCGACCCGGGCCGAGCTGCTGGCGAGCCAGGACCGGTTCGACAACTACTTCCTGCACAGCGACGTGTGGCGGGCGGACCGGGAACGGTGCGGTGTCAGTTCCGGAAGAGGGCGTTGA